The Phaseolus vulgaris cultivar G19833 chromosome 5, P. vulgaris v2.0, whole genome shotgun sequence genomic interval gtcactttaaactacttttacttaaataaaaatgaatatgatattaatctttatggaattataattctatagtgtattaaactttgttctagaattttaattttagaagtgaaatatttagttagttgttaattacattttaataaaagttttatgttatgttagttattgttacttttagaatagaaatatcgtgtttggattgagtccgggggtgttcgaccctcggcaaatgtgtgagattgaagagaatactaattattagaaaatcctaactatattccagaatatataatggatcgaagttggattaatgctgttcgtataagtgatgagtacgaaaggggagtagaggaatttatacaatttgcgcagcgtaacgcgattattagtggtcatgatggagcaaagatcaggtgtccgtgcgttaactgtttgaatggaaggatactggatgtgaatatcatgagggaacacctgctatgtgatgggtttcttcgatcttatacaacttggacatggcatggtgaattattaaatttaccacgtgtttccgtaactgaagaatatgtgggttctacaatggatgaagcagtacacgatgatggagatgatgatcgattggaggacatgattcgtgatgtgggagctgagtgttttgcaaaagcgcatggatatgaaagtatgtcaaaagatgcagagactcctttgtatcctggatcaactaacttcacacggttgtcggcggtgttaagattgatgaatttgaaggcaagaaacggatggactgataaaagcttcacggaattgctccagctgttgaaggatatgcttccagagggaaatagtctacctaatcgtaattacgaggcaaaaaagattctttgtccaatgggtatggagtacaaaaagatacatgcatgtcctaatgattgtatattataccggaaagattttgaattgttgaaaagttgtccgaggtgtgggttatcacgttataagttgaaacaaaaagatgatgattctattgatgacatggaaaagcatggacccccaatgaaggttatgtggtatcttcccatcattccaaggatgaagcgtttgtttgcaaacccagacgatgctaagaatcttagatggcatgcagatgagaggaaagcgtgtccaatatgcgaagaagacactgcttctcaacaattgaaacatggaaggaaaacagtatatcttcggcatcggaggtttcttagaagtcatcatccttaccggaggttgaaaaaagcctttaatggacaccaagagggtagtggtccaccaactccattaaccggtgttgaggtttacgaaaaggtaaataacatagaccacaccttcggcaagtccaaaaaaaagtcatctgtgacaaatatttggaagaagaaatcaatcttctttgatcttccgtactggtcgaggttagaagtcagacattgtatagatgtaatgcatgttgagaagaatgtgtgtgatagcttaattggtacacttcttaacattaacgggaagacgaaggatggtctaaatgctcgtttagatttgattgagatgaacatacgcggcgagttggcacccatacaaatgggtaagcgtacatatttgcccccagcctgttacacaatgtcaaaagatgaaaaaattagtttttgtcaatgtctaaagggtgtgaaagtgccacaaggacattcctcaaatgtgaagagtctagtgtcaatgcaagatttgaagttaattgggttgaagtctcatgattgtcacatcttgatacaacaattgttgccggtagctatccgtgggatcttaccaaaaaatgttagacacaccataacccgtttgtgctcattcttctcttccatctgttgtaaagtcattgatccctcaaaactagatgaacttcaaaatgaaattgttgttatcttgtgtgaattggaaatgttttttcctccatctttttttgacatcatggttcatctagtggtgcatctggtaagagaggttagattgtgtggaccagtgtacttaagatggatgtatcctgttgagcggtatatgaaaattttgaaaggttatgtgaaaaatcattatcgtccagaggcttcaatgattgaaaggtacatagctgaagaaagtattgaattttgttcagagtacatgacaaaagcaaatccaataggtgttccagctaattcatggcaccacaggcgttctacaagtaaatgtttacgtggtgtgaatattgtaagcaaatctcgatcagaagtcttgcaagcacatttgtacatattgaataacacagatgaagttgtaccttacatagaagctcataaagccattgtgaaggcaaataacccaagacaagcagagaaatgggtcttgatggaacataatagaactttcatgccttggtttaaagatgaagtgttcaaggattcaacggcatcagagaccttgacttggttggctgctggattgaagtttgatgtcatttcatgtacagcgtacgaagtgaataattgtatattttacacgaagtccctggatgaaaagagtacagttcaaaattctggtgttactcttgaagccgagtcaatgcagttttcgacttcgaaagatacaaatccagtacttggatcaatgacatactatgggtttatagaagagatatgggagattgactacactaagttttccgttccagttttcaagtgtaaatgggttgataataaaagtggggttaaaattgatgaatcaggattcacactagtggactttcgaaagatagggtatcgagatgagccatttataatggttcaacaagcatctcaggttttctatgtgaaagatcctacgtcagaacattggtatgtcgttttacacgggaaaaaacaaggggaagccatagatgatattgaatatggcgaaactcgttcattcacaccaatgataactaataaagatgacgatgtacttgatgatgtacatgcaacccgtaaagaccacagtgaaggaatttacatataaacattcaacccacatgcaacatgtaaataaacatttataattttatgtattatttttatatgattttaattcgatgcacattaactaatgtttgttacctaatttttttaacagagacatggatgacgaccaGACTCCAGTCAGACCTCGATCTGGGCGAGGtagtagaggacctactagattgaagcgtcttgcattgagacgtgctgctggtgagaagacacatgttgacattgacgtcaacactggagtggcttttggtcctaaggcagatgagtttatgagctatcttggagttgtttctcgtgagaggctctccattttgattaattcatgggatgaggtttcagaggttgatcggaacatgctatgggaggatgttctggtaagctttacattattattgttatcatataatgctttttaatattgattaattaattttaatttcatgatgttattttgcaggcaaactttgacattcctgatgtggaaccgcttcgatcaaagatattatccaatatcgcacttaaatttcgtacctttaagtcaagactgacatcgagatacatttttggcgaccttaaagacgaaaatccatgtttaaagtaccaacatattgatgaagagacatggcgtctttttagagaaagccgtgaaaatgaggcttggatggtaagtgaagtaacttttttgtttatataacattaataagtttatcttatttacttcagtttgtttatttcaattatgacaggatcgtcggaagaaagctcaagagatagctttgaagaatcttaccccgcacgttatgtctcgttcggggtatagaaaacttgagcaaacactgatggtggaaaaggagaaatctcaacaggggacgtattctgagaatgtggaaacaggggtcacttctcctccaccaccttttcgccatgaaaaatggaagagggcccgaattaaaaagtccggtgcaccaagttccgagcaatccggggttataatcgaaaaaattgtaagttatttttgttattttcaatttttttaaagcattaattatattaatgattgaaaatatgatttttgtgtactcttgcaggattccttggaatccgacggtacatttgttgctgaaggtcgtcacgatatcctggttgaagcaattggacgacctgaacactctggtcgtgttcgtgccgctggacaaggggtcggaattaaactttattttggagtttcagaacgacagccatcctcctcctccaagaaggaaactcaaatgaagactaagttacgtgaagaaataatggaggagatgagaaaggagactgatttgatgtggctggagatgaaaaaggagaatgatcgaatgcgacaagagtttctatcgcaacaagtttgtgctgagccgattgaaccccttgttagtcccactcccaagagcacaaaggggagttgtgcggctcctccaacatcaggggatgatatcaatgggcagacagaggattgtgagctactggtagtgggcggcaaacttcctcgggtggtggcacttggaaaagtctataaaaacgccaccaccttacataacgttcctctctcccctgatgtggcgaaggtaactgttgaaaaagtacgatttcctgatgctcgtgttccactaccttcagatgaggtaaccactgtggccgatgcatttcagacattcgttgcctgacccagagagctcattcgatctatgcccgaacctcatgtaataatttcgtttcattatattattttttatttatatttatatattacatataatttaatacaaatgttgtttatcttgtaggaaccttttcagccaccaactccgaaaaagaagcgtgaggttccagttgacgatcctatggcttccctacgtctcattgctagtcagattggcaatgatccttttccagttccgtgggataatacattttttcaaatcaacactgaactgccactgatgatttacaacacagatttatcagaatttatatctgggaaccaggagctcaatataagtataattcaattttttatgatgtaagtatctttacctattattcaatttactttatgttaaattattattgattatgctttaactaaaaacttgtaggtttttgcatagagtctgtatcactgaggggaaggaaaatatgtatggattcgtagatcctgcatatactaatcccgttggaccaaactcaactgagactcaagcatacatcactaacatcctggaaaaagagggaaaacaaatttatttatgcccttacattaatgagtaagtttaattatatgtcatcaattattattatttcatgttttaaatatttactaactcttttcaatgatcatataggcatcattggcagttacttgtcttatcaatggttgataagactgctgtgtggttctgttccctacacaagaagatgcccacaaaatttaaggatatcattgatacgtaagtatagtataaacttaactttgtatatgttactaattaaccatctactaacgaggttttttgtattaaccagttcatggcgtggatataacatcctaaaaggtcgatccagttcaaataatttgaactacataagagtaaaggtttgtaatttttttctttctctattatcattgtttatcaatatactaacatattactttttattgaattatatagtgtaataaacaaccaggaagctatgagtgtggctattacattatgcaatggatgattaccattataagactaggtgttaaaactggttggaaggaggtatatgttaaatcatttttataattcttgaacatatatatatctagaaactaatttatgtcaactttgcaatgcagttattcacagaagaaacaccaatgagtgaggaaggcatttcatatgttagagattcttggtccacatacttcattaatttttataactctagcatacGTAAACAACattagtggttttattatatgtaatttgatcacttgtaaatgtacattttgatgatttcaattggttactacatttttgtatttgtctggctgggtttaatcattatgcaggttatttaaatatatggtttctgcacaaaacaggatgtaccaaaaaaaaaaaacactatttacaaatgcggtcatttaccaagaccgcatttgtaaatagtgaattcgcatttacaaatgcggtcttagtaaatgaccgcatttgtaaatagtgatttatgaatgcggtttttaccaagaccgcattcataaatcctaaaccccaaacccactccctaattcagaataatatacaaatgcggttacctaaaatgaccgcatttgtaaatgtgatttatgaatgcggtcataggaccgcatttgtaaattccagatttacaaatgcgtgttgatcaaatgcggttctatgaccgcatttgtaaatttaaaatagccgcatttgtttaaCTTATCTGCACTAGTGGGGTTTGCTTCAATGCCTCTGTTTGTCAACATGAAACCTAGAAATTTTCCACCTCTTaccccaaaaacacatttttctgGATTAAGCCGAATTTCGTATTTTCTTATCTGTGCAAACACCTCCTCAAGGTCTTCCAAGTGTTTCTCTATCTCCCCTGATTTCACaaccatatcatcaacatacaccTCCATATTTTTTCCAATCTGATCCTTAAAcaccttgtccatcaacctttgatatGTTGCTCCAGCATTCTTcaaaccaaaaggcatgactttataacaataattcGCAGTGTCTGTGGTGAAAGCCGTTTTTGGAACATCTGGCTcatacatttgtatttgattataCCCTGAATAGGCATCAAGAAAGCTCATCATCTCTTGTCCAGACGCCCCATCCACTAACCGGTCTATGTTGGGTAGTGGGTATGTATCtttcgggcaagctttgtttAAGTCTGTATAGTCTgtgcacattctccactttccatttGGTTTTTTGACAAGCACTACATTGGATAACCATGTTGTGTATTGAGCCTCTTTTATGAAACCAGCTTGCATTAACTTCTCGGTTTCTTCTATTGCCGCTTTTCGTCTTTCTTCTCctaactttcttcttttttgagAGACCGGTCTTGCTTCTTGACATACAGACAATTTATGACAAACTACTTTCGGATCAATCCCAGGTATATCAGATGGTTTCCAAGCAAACAAATCCTTGTTGTTACGTAACACTGTGATGAATTTACTTAACAACTCTTTGGGCAAACTTCCACTTACATAAGTGCATTGCTTCTCGTCTTGACCCAATACCACAGCTGTGGTCTCTTCTTTTGGCTCTATTCTTTCGTCATTTATTCTTGGGTCCAAGTCGGCCATTGCCACCATTCTTTCAGTATCATGGTTTGCTCTTAAATTCATCTTTAAGCCTGCTGCATAACATTCCCGAGCATCCTTTTGATTGACATAAACCGTTGTTATCTCACCTTTTTCTGTTGGGAACTTCATAGCCAAATGCGGTGTTGAAACTATTGCTCCCAGTTTATTCAAAGAGGATCGTCCTAATAACACATTATATGATGTAGTAGCATCCACCACCAAATatctgattttgatttttttagttttattgcCTCTTCCAAACGTGGTCATCAAATCAATGTACCCCTTAGTGTTAACTCTCTCTCCCGAAAAGCCAATGATCTGCTCTCGGAAAGGTACTATATCTTCTTCTCTTAAATGTAATCTTTTGAAAGTATCCCAAAACAAGATATCAACTAAGCTCCCCTGATCAACTAAGGTTTTCATAACAGCATATTCGGCTATTTCTACCGTTATCACCATAGGGTCATCGTGATCGGGATCAATCTCTTGAACATCTTCATCTGTgaaaagcattggtggcaaggttcttcttttgaaaatatgattaattGTTCTGATGCTTCTCCAATGTTGTTTTCTTGCTGATGAGGATTCCTTTCCTGAAAAACCTCCTGAAATTGTATTTATAAATCCTCTGACCGGCCTACCCAGACTTCGTTCCCTACTCCGCCTTACTGACTGAGTGTTTTGATGATCCCTATCACTTCTTCTTTCTAGCCTTCCATCTCTTCTATCACTTCTTTTTTCAACTcttttttcatctcttctttcaaatctttcaACTCTTCTCTGGCCCATTTCTCCCCCTCTCGATCCTCTCTCAGGACTTAACCTTATTCTCAGATTTCCTCCTTGGACGAAGCGTTTCAACTGTCCAGCTTGAATTAATTCTTCTATTCTATCCTTCAACCCGATGCATTCTTCTGTATGATGgccatgatttttatgataCTCGCAATGCTTGGTATGATCTGCTCTTTCTGGTGTTCGTGCTTTTCGTAGTGGTGGTATTATTTCTGTTGCCATAGCTTCTTGTAAAACTCTAGCTCTGTTTGCATTCAAAGGTGTGTATTGTTGGAATTTTCGGCTTCTGAATTCTTCTCGGGCTCTTCTTGCAGCAGGTGGGTGTTCTCTTTCTATCATCTTCTTTTCACCGCCATCAACCCTTACTTGGTTTCGAAACTCCCTTAATTCTTCcatttgcataaattttgaCGCTCGTTGTCTTAGTTCATCCAAATTGATTGCAGGTTTCTTGCAGAGACTATCGGAAAACGGTCCCGGTTTTAATGTCGTGATCATATGATGCATAGTGACTTCTGGGCTAAGATTTCGGATTCCCAAAGCAACCTTTCCAAAACGTTCCATGAACACTCTTAAGGATTCTCCTTTTTCTTGTCTTATGTTCACTAAGGCGATTGACGTTAAATGATGAGGACGACTAGTTGCAAATTGAGCGCCGAACTTTTCTATCAACGTATCAAAGCAATCTATACTCAAAGGTGGGAGGCGCGTAAACCAACTCAATGCTGCCCCTTTCAGAGTTGTAGGAAATACTCTGCACATAACAGCATCATtccatgtatacaagctgaTTTGAGTAGTATATATTGCAATATGCTCATCAGGATCCGTACTCCCGTCGTATTTGTCAATGGTCAAGTTCTTCCAATTGTCAGGCAACGGAGTATCGATTATAACATCATAAAACGGATGTTTTCTAGAGGATGTCCCTGCACAAACCCCAGAGTTTTCAAGCCATCTTCTTCTGGTTTGGGAACTTTCGTTGTGATACAACCTCTCATTCACTTGTATCCTAGGCTGAACAGTTTCGAAAGATGAATTCAAAACCGTTTCCTCTTGTAACTTTCTCCTCATGCATGCATTTTCGGCTCTCAACATACTcaattcttcttcattattcttcttTAATGTCTCgaattctttttgtaattggACCAACATTGCCATTGGCATGTTAGCACTATCTTCCCGGTCTCCACCTTGTTCTCCTCCTTGACTCATCTTGTCTTTAACCCTTCTCAATTaaccctcggccccacggtgggcgccaaaatgttcttacaacaaggaccaagaaTACTCGAAAAAGGTTAACAAGACTTAATTTCTTTCCTTGGTGGGAACTCTTGACTTCTTCTCTTGGCTGGTACTCTCGGTTAATGCTCTCGGCTGACACTCTCGTCTTCTCCTCTAAGCTGGTGTTATCGGCTTCTCTTCTAGGCAGGTACTCTCGGCTTCTCTTCtaggctggtgctctcggcttctcctcacgacaggtggggggtacctgcaagtcgctctgatgccaaagtcagaaaaggtttaatattcatcagataaaatcactcttacctctTTCTATCTCtgaactcctatttatagagtttcttTAATGGGCTTTCCCTTTACTCTTGGGCCTTCTTTCTGcaccttttttattatttgtgcaCCCCTCTTGCAAGTTTTTATCTAATTGGGCTTTtacaacttttatatttttgttttattcttttgtcTTCATTGCTTTCGGTcaaaacctctcggttttaactTAATCATCTTAATTGTTATACTATGTAGTTCTCGGCATGAATCTCTCGGTTTTACCCTATCAGTACAACTTGAAAATTGTGTATTGATATATGGAGTACACAGGTATTTGAAGTGATAGATGAATTGTAGAAGGAGGTTGATGAAAGTGGTGTGTGGCATTTGTGATTACTCTCTAATTGAAATTTTGTTGGGAAataaagtaaaagtaaaaaatggtggggaagagagagagagagttgaAGAAAGGGAAGCAAGTGGGTCCAAAAAATGGAGAGGAACGCGGCAATGGAGAAAAGGCGATTGCGCGTCAATCGAGGCTGGTTGGCACCCACAACACTACCAAGCAACATCACTCACCGACTCTCACTTTTCTCACTTTTCATTCTAAATTTCCCAACCAAAATTCAACTTTTAAATACACTGCTCTTTAACCATTTTtcgaattaaataaataaatattacattaGTTATAGTCACTAAAATTGCTTTCAATGTAAAAAGGTAGACAGTTTATGAGACAACTTTTATTATCATTAACTATTTAGTTGattgattaaattaatattaacaatttaTAACATTGTAGTTCATAAACATGctgttattaattattattattttttatccctAACCGTTAAACCCATGTAAGAAGGTTTTATAACAATTCTCAGACACCATTTCAACTTATTATTCTAATACTCATAAAAGGAATCACCTCCTGAACGCAAAATCTCACTTTAAAGTGCAATTTTAGTGGACTTAGTCgcaatttattaatttataattatcttTATTAAATGCCACAATCAATCAAATCTGTGTAAATGCTTAATCTTTACAAAAGTCAATTTTTCCtctctaataattttttattcctctaagtatttttaaatattattcaatgaatatttttaaataattttcgtTCCAGTTGTTAACAACGATGCAGAACTAAAACACTAAAATTAGTGAGAGAACAGATTCTCTCGCGACGGCATGTTTATTTCTGACAATTTTGAGTATTTTGTTACGAAGacaaatttatgttatttttttactgtaatttatttatgtacATAGACACGAAACACTGAACACTATAAAATAcgaacaaaattacaaaaatatataaattttttaaaatataatatatgagACACGAATTCACatattatacaattataaataatataaattaataatcaaatttataatatataagtatttttagtttatttagtAGAAAGAcgttttttttaagtatttgttttttatttttataattataatataaatttatataattaaattaaatttttttaaaaaattaatgtaagttttatttttaaaatagtgttataattgttaaaaattcaataaatatttttaaattgtatatattttctACTAATATCAATATTCAAAATATGTATCCGATACCAATACTccatttaaaaatatcataagaATTTATGTTATCTAACAATGGAATTACTTGCAGATTaactttttttctctaaatatttttttaataaataaatagaattcTGTGATAAATCGTTCTCCCTcc includes:
- the LOC137835311 gene encoding uncharacterized protein; protein product: MDDDQTPVRPRSGRGSRGPTRLKRLALRRAAGEKTHVDIDVNTGVAFGPKADEFMSYLGVVSRERLSILINSWDEVSEVDRNMLWEDVLANFDIPDVEPLRSKILSNIALKFRTFKSRLTSRYIFGDLKDENPCLKYQHIDEETWRLFRESRENEAWMDRRKKAQEIALKNLTPHVMSRSGYRKLEQTLMVEKEKSQQGTYSENVETGVTSPPPPFRHEKWKRARIKKSGAPSSEQSGVIIEKIDSLESDGTFVAEGRHDILVEAIGRPEHSGRVRAAGQGVGIKLYFGVSERQPSSSSKKETQMKTKLREEIMEEMRKETDLMWLEMKKENDRMRQEFLSQQVCAEPIEPLVSPTPKSTKGSCAAPPTSGDDINGQTEDCELLVVGGKLPRVVALGKVYKNATTLHNVPLSPDVAKVTVEKVRFPDARVPLPSDEVTTVADAFQTFVA
- the LOC137834135 gene encoding uncharacterized protein, with product MSQGGEQGGDREDSANMPMAMLVQLQKEFETLKKNNEEELSMLRAENACMRRKLQEETVLNSSFETVQPRIQVNERLYHNESSQTRRRWLENSGVCAGTSSRKHPFYDVIIDTPLPDNWKNLTIDKYDGSTDPDEHIAIYTTQISLYTWNDAVMCRVFPTTLKGAALSWFTRLPPLSIDCFDTLIEKFGAQFATSRPHHLTSIALVNIRQEKGESLRVFMERFGKVALGIRNLSPEVTMHHMITTLKPGPFSDSLCKKPAINLDELRQRASKFMQMEELREFRNQVRVDGGEKKMIEREHPPAARRAREEFRSRKFQQYTPLNANRARVLQEAMATEIIPPLRKARTPERADHTKHCEYHKNHGHHTEECIGLKDRIEELIQAGQLKRFVQGGNLRIRLSPERGSRGGEMGQRRVERFERRDEKRVEKRSDRRDGRLERRSDRDHQNTQSVRRSRERSLGRPVRGFINTISGGFSGKESSSARKQHWRSIRTINHIFKRRTLPPMLFTDEDVQEIDPDHDDPMVITVEIAEYAVMKTLVDQGSLVDILFWDTFKRLHLREEDIVPFREQIIGFSGERVNTKGYIDLMTTFGRGNKTKKIKIRYLVVDATTSYNVLLGRSSLNKLGAIVSTPHLAMKFPTEKGEITTVYVNQKDARECYAAGLKMNLRANHDTERMVAMADLDPRINDERIEPKEETTAVVLGQDEKQCTYVSGSLPKELLSKFITVLRNNKDLFAWKPSDIPGIDPKVVCHKLSVCQEARPVSQKRRKLGEERRKAAIEETEKLMQAGFIKEAQYTTWLSNVVLVKKPNGKWRMCTDYTDLNKACPKDTYPLPNIDRLVDGASGQEMMSFLDAYSGYNQIQMYEPDVPKTAFTTDTANYCYKVMPFGLKNAGATYQRLMDKVFKDQIGKNMEVYVDDMVVKSGEIEKHLEDLEEVFAQIRKYEIRLNPEKCVFGVRGGKFLGFMLTNRGIEANPTSADKLNKCGYFKFTNAVIEPHLINTHL